A region from the Streptosporangium sp. NBC_01756 genome encodes:
- a CDS encoding inorganic phosphate transporter yields the protein MADISWEGLALAALFATFTGFNDAGALVGIGLRIRGFRPVTGLVLLAAAVAAAPVVLGTAVAVTLGQRLVAFDGADAGVAVAAGVGGAILVTAALSARGLPTSLTLALIGGIAGAGVGAQTPVNWRIIGLVLLVAAVSPVAGALAALAVTKMVGALPAPEGAGRRLRWLHVGALAATCLAYGANDGQKMLAVLAAVQSGSPDALAVSPLALATVTGCFLVGGMIGLPRLAAALAGQLTSGRPDAVVVTELSSAGVVLGTAALGAPVSMTQSLSGAMVGTGLSGGARRVRWRGVVRLGRAWLLTLPTAFAVGAVGYLTLEAIR from the coding sequence ATGGCAGACATTAGTTGGGAGGGACTCGCGTTGGCCGCACTCTTCGCCACCTTCACCGGCTTTAACGACGCCGGCGCCCTAGTCGGGATAGGCCTGCGGATCCGCGGGTTCCGACCGGTCACCGGCCTGGTCCTGCTCGCCGCCGCGGTCGCCGCTGCTCCGGTGGTCCTCGGCACGGCGGTGGCCGTGACCCTCGGCCAGCGCCTGGTCGCCTTCGACGGTGCCGACGCCGGTGTCGCCGTCGCCGCGGGAGTTGGCGGCGCGATCCTGGTAACCGCCGCATTGTCCGCGCGTGGCCTGCCGACCAGCCTGACCCTGGCCCTGATCGGCGGCATCGCCGGTGCGGGCGTCGGCGCTCAGACACCGGTGAACTGGCGGATCATCGGGCTCGTCCTGCTGGTCGCCGCCGTGTCGCCGGTAGCCGGAGCCCTCGCCGCGCTGGCCGTGACCAAAATGGTCGGGGCACTGCCCGCGCCTGAGGGGGCGGGCCGGCGGCTGCGCTGGCTGCACGTCGGCGCACTCGCCGCGACCTGCCTGGCGTACGGCGCCAACGACGGCCAGAAGATGCTGGCAGTCTTGGCCGCCGTGCAGAGCGGCAGCCCGGACGCACTAGCCGTATCACCGCTGGCACTGGCCACCGTCACCGGCTGCTTCCTGGTGGGCGGCATGATCGGACTGCCCCGACTCGCCGCGGCGCTCGCCGGCCAGCTGACCAGCGGCCGCCCGGATGCAGTGGTAGTCACCGAACTGTCCAGCGCCGGAGTCGTCCTCGGCACCGCCGCGCTCGGGGCTCCGGTCAGCATGACCCAGTCCCTTTCCGGCGCCATGGTGGGCACCGGACTCTCCGGAGGAGCCCGGCGGGTGCGCTGGCGAGGAGTGGTGCGACTCGGTCGCGCCTGGCTGTTGACCCTGCCGACGGCGTTCGCGGTCGGCGCTGTGGGTTACCTGACCCTGGAGGCGATCCGATGA
- a CDS encoding DUF47 domain-containing protein, translating to MMPTRLSHLFRELSGRNDQVLAGLILDQLSAAADGVALASALANGELPPDIARSRIGEIEHEGDTRRGLLVAQLRRSVSSPIDREDLFRLSRSVDDVLDAVRDFIREADLFALGNEDAFRPVLAALTRGVGELGDAVRLLPRAPRQAAEHALHAKKQGLRTAYQYAVSALLARPLTADTLKATLLLCRLDTAGVHLATAADALADGVVKRFQ from the coding sequence ATGATGCCGACCCGTCTCAGCCACTTGTTCCGGGAGCTCTCCGGACGCAACGACCAGGTGCTCGCCGGACTGATCCTCGATCAGCTCTCCGCGGCCGCGGACGGCGTCGCGCTGGCGTCCGCGCTCGCTAACGGTGAGCTGCCCCCGGACATCGCCCGGAGCCGAATCGGCGAGATAGAGCACGAGGGGGACACCCGGCGCGGCTTGCTCGTCGCCCAGCTGCGCCGCAGCGTCAGCTCGCCCATCGACCGGGAGGACCTGTTCCGGCTGTCCCGGTCCGTCGACGACGTGCTCGACGCGGTACGCGACTTCATCCGTGAGGCGGACCTGTTCGCACTCGGCAATGAGGACGCGTTCCGCCCCGTACTCGCCGCGCTGACCCGAGGCGTCGGCGAACTCGGCGATGCGGTCCGGCTGCTGCCCCGCGCGCCCCGGCAGGCCGCCGAACACGCCCTGCACGCCAAGAAGCAAGGCCTGCGAACGGCGTACCAGTACGCGGTCTCCGCGCTGCTCGCCCGCCCGCTGACCGCCGACACGCTGAAGGCAACTCTGCTGCTGTGCCGGCTGGACACGGCGGGAGTGCATCTGGCCACTGCCGCGGACGCGCTGGCGGACGGGGTGGTCAAACGGTTCCAGTGA
- a CDS encoding HAD family hydrolase, producing the protein MTANIAAPGAGQLEAALFDMDGTLFDSEPLWDVSLADLAEMLGGTLSIETRRRVIGGNLRDTARIVQEDLGVEADVEESAAWLLERTRQLFALGVPWRPTAQAMVESVRQQGIPTALVTSSHRALVDEVLAQLDPGMFDTVVCGDEVTHPKPHPEAYLTATERLGVDPRNCVALEDSPRGIAAALAAGCLVVAVPEDGEALADGHGAVVVSLETVTVDRLISLLAARIG; encoded by the coding sequence GTGACGGCGAACATAGCTGCCCCGGGCGCCGGTCAGTTGGAAGCGGCGCTGTTCGACATGGACGGCACGCTGTTCGACAGTGAACCCCTCTGGGACGTCAGTCTCGCCGATCTGGCCGAGATGCTCGGCGGCACACTGTCGATCGAGACCCGCCGCCGGGTGATCGGCGGGAATCTGCGAGACACCGCCCGGATTGTCCAGGAGGACCTGGGCGTCGAGGCCGACGTCGAGGAGTCGGCCGCCTGGCTGCTGGAGCGTACCCGACAGCTGTTCGCCCTCGGGGTGCCGTGGCGGCCGACTGCCCAGGCCATGGTGGAATCCGTACGCCAGCAGGGGATTCCCACCGCACTGGTGACCTCGAGCCACCGCGCCCTGGTTGACGAGGTGCTGGCCCAGCTCGATCCCGGCATGTTCGACACCGTGGTCTGCGGCGACGAGGTGACCCACCCGAAGCCCCATCCGGAGGCGTACCTGACGGCGACCGAACGGCTGGGCGTTGATCCGCGCAACTGTGTGGCGCTGGAGGATTCCCCCCGGGGCATCGCGGCGGCGCTGGCCGCGGGCTGCCTGGTCGTGGCGGTACCCGAGGATGGCGAGGCGCTGGCCGACGGTCACGGTGCTGTGGTGGTTTCGCTGGAAACCGTCACCGTCGATCGGCTGATCTCGCTGCTGGCCGCCCGGATCGGCTGA
- a CDS encoding glycerophosphodiester phosphodiesterase — protein sequence MAEAPENTIASYRVAEEIGVDEVETDVRISSDGQLFMLHDATLDRVAAELAGKALGPVAELTWSKISSVDVGGGERVPTLEQMYQATTRLIQLEIKDLAAIDGLVDFFPHHPDYAERTILTGFSVEAMATVAEKLPEIARGIIVSSWTVAEAYPGGYQKLIKDTGSCRIHSGGEGLTAEIVQQLHNEGFPVHGWPTRNEDDLRRWLEIGVDGTTSDDPRTLQRWLTGALR from the coding sequence ATGGCCGAAGCACCCGAGAACACCATTGCGTCCTACCGCGTGGCGGAAGAGATCGGCGTCGATGAGGTGGAGACCGACGTACGAATCAGTTCCGACGGACAGCTCTTCATGCTGCACGACGCGACCCTGGACCGGGTCGCGGCCGAGCTCGCCGGTAAGGCCCTGGGCCCAGTCGCGGAGCTGACCTGGTCGAAGATCAGCTCGGTCGATGTGGGCGGGGGTGAGCGGGTGCCCACGCTGGAGCAGATGTATCAGGCAACGACGCGACTGATCCAGTTGGAGATCAAGGATCTGGCTGCCATCGACGGTCTGGTCGACTTCTTCCCCCACCATCCCGACTACGCGGAGCGGACGATCCTGACCGGCTTCTCGGTCGAGGCGATGGCCACCGTAGCCGAGAAGCTGCCGGAGATTGCGCGGGGCATCATCGTGTCCAGTTGGACCGTCGCCGAGGCCTACCCAGGCGGCTACCAGAAGTTGATCAAAGACACCGGGTCCTGCCGGATCCACAGCGGCGGGGAAGGGCTGACCGCCGAGATCGTCCAGCAGCTGCACAACGAGGGTTTCCCGGTGCATGGATGGCCCACCCGCAACGAGGATGATCTGCGGCGCTGGCTCGAGATCGGCGTGGACGGGACGACCAGCGACGATCCCCGTACTCTGCAGCGCTGGCTTACCGGGGCCCTCCGGTGA